A single genomic interval of Antechinus flavipes isolate AdamAnt ecotype Samford, QLD, Australia chromosome 1, AdamAnt_v2, whole genome shotgun sequence harbors:
- the SLC25A23 gene encoding calcium-binding mitochondrial carrier protein SCaMC-3 isoform X1: MARTSPGRSPPAGDPERQQRWGLLFDELDSNKDGRVDIHELRLGLARLGARTPDSAGQDILQEGDIDQDGGLTLEEFTRYLQEHERRLLLMFHSLDRNQDGHIDASEIQQSFQALGVSISLQQAEKILHSLNPGIHPPPPNPQPSLPPSLPSMDRDGTMTIDWQEWRDHFLLQPLENMEDVLKFWKHSTVLDIGECLTVPDEFSEQEKLSGMWWKQLVAGAVAGAVSRTGTAPLDRLKVFMQVHASKTNQLNVLGGLRSMVKEGGVRSLWRGNGINVLKIAPESAIKFMAYEQIKWAIRGQQETLRVQERFVAGSLAGATAQTIIYPMEVLKTRLTLRQTGQYKGLLDCARQILEQEGPRAFYKGYLPNVLGIIPYAGIDLAVYETLKNRWLQQDSHHSADPGILILLACGTISSTCGQIASYPLALVRTRMQAQASVEGAPQLTMLGLFRHILSREGVWGLYRGIAPNFMKVIPAVSISYVVYENMKQALGVTTRFLGCSWSLQPTDLPHLVTDTGSPEEPAPGSALHGIGTGFPTSGGGGDGGGPSPLCPLPPHCTDVRTIWSLPHPPVLQLPWAPRGSANSLDPSSVSPHDSDTVLLQP; encoded by the exons ATGGCCAGGACCAGTCCGGGCCGCAGCCCCCCTGCCGGGGACCCTGAGCGCCAACAGCGTTGGGGCCTCCTTTTCGACGAGCTGGACAGCAACAAGGATGGCCGCGTGGACATTCATGAGCTACGCCTGGGGCTGGCCCGGCTAGGCGCGAGGACCCCGGACAGCGCCGGCCAG GACATTCTCCAGGAGGGAGACATAGACCAAGATGGGGGCCTGACCCTTGAGGAGTTCACCCGCTACCTGCAAGAACATGAGAGACGGCTGCTGCTCATGTTCCACAGCCTGGACCGGAACCAGGACG GCCACATAGATGCCTCAGAAATCCAGCAGAGCTTCCAAGCCCTGGGCGTTTCCATCTCTTTGCAGCAAGCTGAAAAAATTCTGCACAG CCTGAACCCTGGCATCCACCCCCCTCCTCCCAAtccccagccctccctccctccctcccttcccagcaTGGACCGTGATGGGACAATGACCATTGACTGGCAAGAATGGCGAGACCACTTCCTGCTACAGCCCCTGGAGAACATGGAAGATGTCCTGAAGTTCTGGAAGCACTCAACG GTCCTGGACATAGGTGAATGTCTGACAGTGCCAGATGAGTTCTCGGAACAAGAGAAGCTGTCGGGCATGTGGTGGAAACAGCTGGTGGCAGGAGCTGTGGCAGGGGCTGTGTCACGGACGGGCACGGCCCCACTCGACCGACTAAAGGTTTTCATGCAG GTTCACGCTTCTAAGACCAACCAGCTGAATGTCCTAGGCGGGTTGCGGAGTATGGTCAAAGAGGGCGGCGTCCGCTCTCTGTGGCGAGGAAACGGCATCAACGTGCTCAAGATCGCCCCTGAATCCGCCATCAAATTCATGGCGTATGAGCAG ATCAAGTGGGCGATTCGGGGGCAGCAGGAGACGCTGCGGGTGCAGGAGCGCTTTGTGGCAGGGTCCCTGGCTGGGGCCACGGCCCAAACCATCATCTACCCCATGGAG GTGCTGAAGACGCGGCTGACCCTCCGCCAGACTGGCCAGTACAAAGGGCTGCTAGACTGTGCTCGGCAGATCCTGGAGCAGGAGGGTCCCAGAGCCTTCTACAAGGGCTACCTGCCCAACGTCTTGGGCATTATCCCCTACGCGGGAATCGACCTGGCTGTCTATGAG ACCCTGAAGAACAGGTGGCTCCAGCAGGACAGCCACCACTCGGCTGACCCGGGGATCCTCATCCTCTTGGCCTGCGGCACCATCTCCAGTACCTGTGGCCAGATTGCCAGCTATCCCTTGGCTCTGGTCCGAACACGCATGCAAGCTCAGG CTTCCGTCGAGGGTGCCCCACAGCTCACCATGCTGGGTCTCTTCCGCCACATCCTTTCCCGAGAGGGGGTGTGGGGCCTGTATCGAGGCATCGCCCCCAACTTCATGAAAGTGATTCCAGCTGTCAGCATCTCCTATGTCGTCTATGAGAACATGAAACAAGCCCTAGGGGTTACCACCAG ATTTCTCGGCTGCTCCTGGAGCCTGCAACCAACTGATCTACCCCACCTGGTCACTGACACTGGATCACCAGAGGAACCTGCCCCAGGATCTGCTCTGCATGGCATTGGCACTGGATTCCCAACCTCTGGTGGAGGTGGGGATGGCGGTGGCCCTTCACCCCTatgccccctccctccccactgcACTGACGTGAGAACCATCTGgtctcttccccatccccctgTACTGCAGCTCCCCTGGGCCCCCCGTGGCAGTGCAAATTCCCTGGATCCCTCCTCCGTGTCCCCCCATGATAGTGACACTGTTCTGCTCCAGCCCTGA
- the SLC25A23 gene encoding calcium-binding mitochondrial carrier protein SCaMC-3 isoform X4, giving the protein MARTSPGRSPPAGDPERQQRWGLLFDELDSNKDGRVDIHELRLGLARLGARTPDSAGQDILQEGDIDQDGGLTLEEFTRYLQEHERRLLLMFHSLDRNQDGHIDASEIQQSFQALGVSISLQQAEKILHSLNPGIHPPPPNPQPSLPPSLPSMDRDGTMTIDWQEWRDHFLLQPLENMEDVLKFWKHSTVLDIGECLTVPDEFSEQEKLSGMWWKQLVAGAVAGAVSRTGTAPLDRLKVFMQVHASKTNQLNVLGGLRSMVKEGGVRSLWRGNGINVLKIAPESAIKFMAYEQIKWAIRGQQETLRVQERFVAGSLAGATAQTIIYPMEVLKTRLTLRQTGQYKGLLDCARQILEQEGPRAFYKGYLPNVLGIIPYAGIDLAVYETLKNRWLQQDSHHSADPGILILLACGTISSTCGQIASYPLALVRTRMQAQDFSAAPGACNQLIYPTWSLTLDHQRNLPQDLLCMALALDSQPLVEVGMAVALHPYAPSLPTALT; this is encoded by the exons ATGGCCAGGACCAGTCCGGGCCGCAGCCCCCCTGCCGGGGACCCTGAGCGCCAACAGCGTTGGGGCCTCCTTTTCGACGAGCTGGACAGCAACAAGGATGGCCGCGTGGACATTCATGAGCTACGCCTGGGGCTGGCCCGGCTAGGCGCGAGGACCCCGGACAGCGCCGGCCAG GACATTCTCCAGGAGGGAGACATAGACCAAGATGGGGGCCTGACCCTTGAGGAGTTCACCCGCTACCTGCAAGAACATGAGAGACGGCTGCTGCTCATGTTCCACAGCCTGGACCGGAACCAGGACG GCCACATAGATGCCTCAGAAATCCAGCAGAGCTTCCAAGCCCTGGGCGTTTCCATCTCTTTGCAGCAAGCTGAAAAAATTCTGCACAG CCTGAACCCTGGCATCCACCCCCCTCCTCCCAAtccccagccctccctccctccctcccttcccagcaTGGACCGTGATGGGACAATGACCATTGACTGGCAAGAATGGCGAGACCACTTCCTGCTACAGCCCCTGGAGAACATGGAAGATGTCCTGAAGTTCTGGAAGCACTCAACG GTCCTGGACATAGGTGAATGTCTGACAGTGCCAGATGAGTTCTCGGAACAAGAGAAGCTGTCGGGCATGTGGTGGAAACAGCTGGTGGCAGGAGCTGTGGCAGGGGCTGTGTCACGGACGGGCACGGCCCCACTCGACCGACTAAAGGTTTTCATGCAG GTTCACGCTTCTAAGACCAACCAGCTGAATGTCCTAGGCGGGTTGCGGAGTATGGTCAAAGAGGGCGGCGTCCGCTCTCTGTGGCGAGGAAACGGCATCAACGTGCTCAAGATCGCCCCTGAATCCGCCATCAAATTCATGGCGTATGAGCAG ATCAAGTGGGCGATTCGGGGGCAGCAGGAGACGCTGCGGGTGCAGGAGCGCTTTGTGGCAGGGTCCCTGGCTGGGGCCACGGCCCAAACCATCATCTACCCCATGGAG GTGCTGAAGACGCGGCTGACCCTCCGCCAGACTGGCCAGTACAAAGGGCTGCTAGACTGTGCTCGGCAGATCCTGGAGCAGGAGGGTCCCAGAGCCTTCTACAAGGGCTACCTGCCCAACGTCTTGGGCATTATCCCCTACGCGGGAATCGACCTGGCTGTCTATGAG ACCCTGAAGAACAGGTGGCTCCAGCAGGACAGCCACCACTCGGCTGACCCGGGGATCCTCATCCTCTTGGCCTGCGGCACCATCTCCAGTACCTGTGGCCAGATTGCCAGCTATCCCTTGGCTCTGGTCCGAACACGCATGCAAGCTCAGG ATTTCTCGGCTGCTCCTGGAGCCTGCAACCAACTGATCTACCCCACCTGGTCACTGACACTGGATCACCAGAGGAACCTGCCCCAGGATCTGCTCTGCATGGCATTGGCACTGGATTCCCAACCTCTGGTGGAGGTGGGGATGGCGGTGGCCCTTCACCCCTatgccccctccctccccactgcACTGACGTGA
- the SLC25A23 gene encoding calcium-binding mitochondrial carrier protein SCaMC-3 isoform X3, with amino-acid sequence MARTSPGRSPPAGDPERQQRWGLLFDELDSNKDGRVDIHELRLGLARLGARTPDSAGQDILQEGDIDQDGGLTLEEFTRYLQEHERRLLLMFHSLDRNQDGHIDASEIQQSFQALGVSISLQQAEKILHSLNPGIHPPPPNPQPSLPPSLPSMDRDGTMTIDWQEWRDHFLLQPLENMEDVLKFWKHSTVLDIGECLTVPDEFSEQEKLSGMWWKQLVAGAVAGAVSRTGTAPLDRLKVFMQVHASKTNQLNVLGGLRSMVKEGGVRSLWRGNGINVLKIAPESAIKFMAYEQVLKTRLTLRQTGQYKGLLDCARQILEQEGPRAFYKGYLPNVLGIIPYAGIDLAVYETLKNRWLQQDSHHSADPGILILLACGTISSTCGQIASYPLALVRTRMQAQASVEGAPQLTMLGLFRHILSREGVWGLYRGIAPNFMKVIPAVSISYVVYENMKQALGVTTRFLGCSWSLQPTDLPHLVTDTGSPEEPAPGSALHGIGTGFPTSGGGGDGGGPSPLCPLPPHCTDVRTIWSLPHPPVLQLPWAPRGSANSLDPSSVSPHDSDTVLLQP; translated from the exons ATGGCCAGGACCAGTCCGGGCCGCAGCCCCCCTGCCGGGGACCCTGAGCGCCAACAGCGTTGGGGCCTCCTTTTCGACGAGCTGGACAGCAACAAGGATGGCCGCGTGGACATTCATGAGCTACGCCTGGGGCTGGCCCGGCTAGGCGCGAGGACCCCGGACAGCGCCGGCCAG GACATTCTCCAGGAGGGAGACATAGACCAAGATGGGGGCCTGACCCTTGAGGAGTTCACCCGCTACCTGCAAGAACATGAGAGACGGCTGCTGCTCATGTTCCACAGCCTGGACCGGAACCAGGACG GCCACATAGATGCCTCAGAAATCCAGCAGAGCTTCCAAGCCCTGGGCGTTTCCATCTCTTTGCAGCAAGCTGAAAAAATTCTGCACAG CCTGAACCCTGGCATCCACCCCCCTCCTCCCAAtccccagccctccctccctccctcccttcccagcaTGGACCGTGATGGGACAATGACCATTGACTGGCAAGAATGGCGAGACCACTTCCTGCTACAGCCCCTGGAGAACATGGAAGATGTCCTGAAGTTCTGGAAGCACTCAACG GTCCTGGACATAGGTGAATGTCTGACAGTGCCAGATGAGTTCTCGGAACAAGAGAAGCTGTCGGGCATGTGGTGGAAACAGCTGGTGGCAGGAGCTGTGGCAGGGGCTGTGTCACGGACGGGCACGGCCCCACTCGACCGACTAAAGGTTTTCATGCAG GTTCACGCTTCTAAGACCAACCAGCTGAATGTCCTAGGCGGGTTGCGGAGTATGGTCAAAGAGGGCGGCGTCCGCTCTCTGTGGCGAGGAAACGGCATCAACGTGCTCAAGATCGCCCCTGAATCCGCCATCAAATTCATGGCGTATGAGCAG GTGCTGAAGACGCGGCTGACCCTCCGCCAGACTGGCCAGTACAAAGGGCTGCTAGACTGTGCTCGGCAGATCCTGGAGCAGGAGGGTCCCAGAGCCTTCTACAAGGGCTACCTGCCCAACGTCTTGGGCATTATCCCCTACGCGGGAATCGACCTGGCTGTCTATGAG ACCCTGAAGAACAGGTGGCTCCAGCAGGACAGCCACCACTCGGCTGACCCGGGGATCCTCATCCTCTTGGCCTGCGGCACCATCTCCAGTACCTGTGGCCAGATTGCCAGCTATCCCTTGGCTCTGGTCCGAACACGCATGCAAGCTCAGG CTTCCGTCGAGGGTGCCCCACAGCTCACCATGCTGGGTCTCTTCCGCCACATCCTTTCCCGAGAGGGGGTGTGGGGCCTGTATCGAGGCATCGCCCCCAACTTCATGAAAGTGATTCCAGCTGTCAGCATCTCCTATGTCGTCTATGAGAACATGAAACAAGCCCTAGGGGTTACCACCAG ATTTCTCGGCTGCTCCTGGAGCCTGCAACCAACTGATCTACCCCACCTGGTCACTGACACTGGATCACCAGAGGAACCTGCCCCAGGATCTGCTCTGCATGGCATTGGCACTGGATTCCCAACCTCTGGTGGAGGTGGGGATGGCGGTGGCCCTTCACCCCTatgccccctccctccccactgcACTGACGTGAGAACCATCTGgtctcttccccatccccctgTACTGCAGCTCCCCTGGGCCCCCCGTGGCAGTGCAAATTCCCTGGATCCCTCCTCCGTGTCCCCCCATGATAGTGACACTGTTCTGCTCCAGCCCTGA
- the SLC25A23 gene encoding calcium-binding mitochondrial carrier protein SCaMC-3 isoform X5, producing the protein MDRDGTMTIDWQEWRDHFLLQPLENMEDVLKFWKHSTVLDIGECLTVPDEFSEQEKLSGMWWKQLVAGAVAGAVSRTGTAPLDRLKVFMQVHASKTNQLNVLGGLRSMVKEGGVRSLWRGNGINVLKIAPESAIKFMAYEQIKWAIRGQQETLRVQERFVAGSLAGATAQTIIYPMEVLKTRLTLRQTGQYKGLLDCARQILEQEGPRAFYKGYLPNVLGIIPYAGIDLAVYETLKNRWLQQDSHHSADPGILILLACGTISSTCGQIASYPLALVRTRMQAQASVEGAPQLTMLGLFRHILSREGVWGLYRGIAPNFMKVIPAVSISYVVYENMKQALGVTTRFLGCSWSLQPTDLPHLVTDTGSPEEPAPGSALHGIGTGFPTSGGGGDGGGPSPLCPLPPHCTDVRTIWSLPHPPVLQLPWAPRGSANSLDPSSVSPHDSDTVLLQP; encoded by the exons aTGGACCGTGATGGGACAATGACCATTGACTGGCAAGAATGGCGAGACCACTTCCTGCTACAGCCCCTGGAGAACATGGAAGATGTCCTGAAGTTCTGGAAGCACTCAACG GTCCTGGACATAGGTGAATGTCTGACAGTGCCAGATGAGTTCTCGGAACAAGAGAAGCTGTCGGGCATGTGGTGGAAACAGCTGGTGGCAGGAGCTGTGGCAGGGGCTGTGTCACGGACGGGCACGGCCCCACTCGACCGACTAAAGGTTTTCATGCAG GTTCACGCTTCTAAGACCAACCAGCTGAATGTCCTAGGCGGGTTGCGGAGTATGGTCAAAGAGGGCGGCGTCCGCTCTCTGTGGCGAGGAAACGGCATCAACGTGCTCAAGATCGCCCCTGAATCCGCCATCAAATTCATGGCGTATGAGCAG ATCAAGTGGGCGATTCGGGGGCAGCAGGAGACGCTGCGGGTGCAGGAGCGCTTTGTGGCAGGGTCCCTGGCTGGGGCCACGGCCCAAACCATCATCTACCCCATGGAG GTGCTGAAGACGCGGCTGACCCTCCGCCAGACTGGCCAGTACAAAGGGCTGCTAGACTGTGCTCGGCAGATCCTGGAGCAGGAGGGTCCCAGAGCCTTCTACAAGGGCTACCTGCCCAACGTCTTGGGCATTATCCCCTACGCGGGAATCGACCTGGCTGTCTATGAG ACCCTGAAGAACAGGTGGCTCCAGCAGGACAGCCACCACTCGGCTGACCCGGGGATCCTCATCCTCTTGGCCTGCGGCACCATCTCCAGTACCTGTGGCCAGATTGCCAGCTATCCCTTGGCTCTGGTCCGAACACGCATGCAAGCTCAGG CTTCCGTCGAGGGTGCCCCACAGCTCACCATGCTGGGTCTCTTCCGCCACATCCTTTCCCGAGAGGGGGTGTGGGGCCTGTATCGAGGCATCGCCCCCAACTTCATGAAAGTGATTCCAGCTGTCAGCATCTCCTATGTCGTCTATGAGAACATGAAACAAGCCCTAGGGGTTACCACCAG ATTTCTCGGCTGCTCCTGGAGCCTGCAACCAACTGATCTACCCCACCTGGTCACTGACACTGGATCACCAGAGGAACCTGCCCCAGGATCTGCTCTGCATGGCATTGGCACTGGATTCCCAACCTCTGGTGGAGGTGGGGATGGCGGTGGCCCTTCACCCCTatgccccctccctccccactgcACTGACGTGAGAACCATCTGgtctcttccccatccccctgTACTGCAGCTCCCCTGGGCCCCCCGTGGCAGTGCAAATTCCCTGGATCCCTCCTCCGTGTCCCCCCATGATAGTGACACTGTTCTGCTCCAGCCCTGA
- the SLC25A23 gene encoding calcium-binding mitochondrial carrier protein SCaMC-3 isoform X2, with amino-acid sequence MARTSPGRSPPAGDPERQQRWGLLFDELDSNKDGRVDIHELRLGLARLGARTPDSAGQDILQEGDIDQDGGLTLEEFTRYLQEHERRLLLMFHSLDRNQDGHIDASEIQQSFQALGVSISLQQAEKILHSMDRDGTMTIDWQEWRDHFLLQPLENMEDVLKFWKHSTVLDIGECLTVPDEFSEQEKLSGMWWKQLVAGAVAGAVSRTGTAPLDRLKVFMQVHASKTNQLNVLGGLRSMVKEGGVRSLWRGNGINVLKIAPESAIKFMAYEQIKWAIRGQQETLRVQERFVAGSLAGATAQTIIYPMEVLKTRLTLRQTGQYKGLLDCARQILEQEGPRAFYKGYLPNVLGIIPYAGIDLAVYETLKNRWLQQDSHHSADPGILILLACGTISSTCGQIASYPLALVRTRMQAQASVEGAPQLTMLGLFRHILSREGVWGLYRGIAPNFMKVIPAVSISYVVYENMKQALGVTTRFLGCSWSLQPTDLPHLVTDTGSPEEPAPGSALHGIGTGFPTSGGGGDGGGPSPLCPLPPHCTDVRTIWSLPHPPVLQLPWAPRGSANSLDPSSVSPHDSDTVLLQP; translated from the exons ATGGCCAGGACCAGTCCGGGCCGCAGCCCCCCTGCCGGGGACCCTGAGCGCCAACAGCGTTGGGGCCTCCTTTTCGACGAGCTGGACAGCAACAAGGATGGCCGCGTGGACATTCATGAGCTACGCCTGGGGCTGGCCCGGCTAGGCGCGAGGACCCCGGACAGCGCCGGCCAG GACATTCTCCAGGAGGGAGACATAGACCAAGATGGGGGCCTGACCCTTGAGGAGTTCACCCGCTACCTGCAAGAACATGAGAGACGGCTGCTGCTCATGTTCCACAGCCTGGACCGGAACCAGGACG GCCACATAGATGCCTCAGAAATCCAGCAGAGCTTCCAAGCCCTGGGCGTTTCCATCTCTTTGCAGCAAGCTGAAAAAATTCTGCACAG caTGGACCGTGATGGGACAATGACCATTGACTGGCAAGAATGGCGAGACCACTTCCTGCTACAGCCCCTGGAGAACATGGAAGATGTCCTGAAGTTCTGGAAGCACTCAACG GTCCTGGACATAGGTGAATGTCTGACAGTGCCAGATGAGTTCTCGGAACAAGAGAAGCTGTCGGGCATGTGGTGGAAACAGCTGGTGGCAGGAGCTGTGGCAGGGGCTGTGTCACGGACGGGCACGGCCCCACTCGACCGACTAAAGGTTTTCATGCAG GTTCACGCTTCTAAGACCAACCAGCTGAATGTCCTAGGCGGGTTGCGGAGTATGGTCAAAGAGGGCGGCGTCCGCTCTCTGTGGCGAGGAAACGGCATCAACGTGCTCAAGATCGCCCCTGAATCCGCCATCAAATTCATGGCGTATGAGCAG ATCAAGTGGGCGATTCGGGGGCAGCAGGAGACGCTGCGGGTGCAGGAGCGCTTTGTGGCAGGGTCCCTGGCTGGGGCCACGGCCCAAACCATCATCTACCCCATGGAG GTGCTGAAGACGCGGCTGACCCTCCGCCAGACTGGCCAGTACAAAGGGCTGCTAGACTGTGCTCGGCAGATCCTGGAGCAGGAGGGTCCCAGAGCCTTCTACAAGGGCTACCTGCCCAACGTCTTGGGCATTATCCCCTACGCGGGAATCGACCTGGCTGTCTATGAG ACCCTGAAGAACAGGTGGCTCCAGCAGGACAGCCACCACTCGGCTGACCCGGGGATCCTCATCCTCTTGGCCTGCGGCACCATCTCCAGTACCTGTGGCCAGATTGCCAGCTATCCCTTGGCTCTGGTCCGAACACGCATGCAAGCTCAGG CTTCCGTCGAGGGTGCCCCACAGCTCACCATGCTGGGTCTCTTCCGCCACATCCTTTCCCGAGAGGGGGTGTGGGGCCTGTATCGAGGCATCGCCCCCAACTTCATGAAAGTGATTCCAGCTGTCAGCATCTCCTATGTCGTCTATGAGAACATGAAACAAGCCCTAGGGGTTACCACCAG ATTTCTCGGCTGCTCCTGGAGCCTGCAACCAACTGATCTACCCCACCTGGTCACTGACACTGGATCACCAGAGGAACCTGCCCCAGGATCTGCTCTGCATGGCATTGGCACTGGATTCCCAACCTCTGGTGGAGGTGGGGATGGCGGTGGCCCTTCACCCCTatgccccctccctccccactgcACTGACGTGAGAACCATCTGgtctcttccccatccccctgTACTGCAGCTCCCCTGGGCCCCCCGTGGCAGTGCAAATTCCCTGGATCCCTCCTCCGTGTCCCCCCATGATAGTGACACTGTTCTGCTCCAGCCCTGA